From a single Leopardus geoffroyi isolate Oge1 chromosome E1, O.geoffroyi_Oge1_pat1.0, whole genome shotgun sequence genomic region:
- the LOC123604686 gene encoding somatotropin isoform X3: MAAGPRNSVLLAFALLCLPWPQEVGAFPAMPLSSLFANAVLRAQHLHQLAADTYKEFERAYIPEGQRYSIQNAQAAFCFSETIPAPTGKDEAQQRSDVELLRFSLLLIQSWLGPVQFLSRVFTNSLVFGTSDRVYEKLKDLEEGIQALMRELEDGSPRAGQILKQTYDKFDTNLRSDDALLKNYGLLSCFKKDLHKAETYLRVMKCRRFVESSCAF, from the exons ATGGCTGCAG GCCCTCGGAACTCTGTGCTCCTGGCGTTTGCCCTGCTCTGCCTGCCCTGGCCCCAGGAGGTGGGCGCCTTCCCAGCCATGCCCTTGTCCAGTCTGTTTGCCAACGCCGTGCTCCGGGCCCAGCACCTGCACCAGCTGGCCGCCGACACCTACAAAGAGTTT GAGCGGGCGTACATCCCGGAGGGACAGAGGTATTCCATCCAGAACGCGCAGGCTGCCTTCTGCTTCTCGGAGACCATCCCGGCCCCCACGGGCAAGGATGAGGCCCAGCAGAGATCC GACGTAGAGCTGCTCCGCTTCTCCCTGCTGCTCATCCAGTCATGGCTCGGGCCCGTGCAATTCCTCAGCAGGGTCTTCACCAACAGCCTGGTGTTCGGCACCTCGGACCGGGTCTACGAGAAGCTCAAGGACCTGGAGGAAGGCATCCAAGCCCTGATGCGG GAGCTGGAAGATGGCAGCCCCCGGGCCGGGCAGATCCTGAAGCAAACCTACGACAAGTTTGACACAAACTTACGCAGTGACGACGCGCTGCTCAAGAACTATGGGCTCCTGTCCTGCTTCAAGAAGGACCTGCACAAGGCTGAGACGTACTTGCGGGTCATGAAGTGTCGCCGCTTCGTGGAAAGCAGCTGTGCCTTCTAG
- the LOC123604686 gene encoding somatotropin isoform X1 translates to MFSVPGGGRGRADGKQRPLAVWATASPSGSLSVGPRNSVLLAFALLCLPWPQEVGAFPAMPLSSLFANAVLRAQHLHQLAADTYKEFVSSPGMGRAYIPEGQRYSIQNAQAAFCFSETIPAPTGKDEAQQRSDVELLRFSLLLIQSWLGPVQFLSRVFTNSLVFGTSDRVYEKLKDLEEGIQALMRELEDGSPRAGQILKQTYDKFDTNLRSDDALLKNYGLLSCFKKDLHKAETYLRVMKCRRFVESSCAF, encoded by the exons ATGTTCTCCGTccccggtggggggaggggaagggctgaCGGGAAACAGAGGCCTCTTGCTGTCTGGGCCACGGCCTCGCCCTCCGGGTCCCTCTCTGTAGGCCCTCGGAACTCTGTGCTCCTGGCGTTTGCCCTGCTCTGCCTGCCCTGGCCCCAGGAGGTGGGCGCCTTCCCAGCCATGCCCTTGTCCAGTCTGTTTGCCAACGCCGTGCTCCGGGCCCAGCACCTGCACCAGCTGGCCGCCGACACCTACAAAGAGTTTGTAAGTTCCCCAGGAATGGGC CGGGCGTACATCCCGGAGGGACAGAGGTATTCCATCCAGAACGCGCAGGCTGCCTTCTGCTTCTCGGAGACCATCCCGGCCCCCACGGGCAAGGATGAGGCCCAGCAGAGATCC GACGTAGAGCTGCTCCGCTTCTCCCTGCTGCTCATCCAGTCATGGCTCGGGCCCGTGCAATTCCTCAGCAGGGTCTTCACCAACAGCCTGGTGTTCGGCACCTCGGACCGGGTCTACGAGAAGCTCAAGGACCTGGAGGAAGGCATCCAAGCCCTGATGCGG GAGCTGGAAGATGGCAGCCCCCGGGCCGGGCAGATCCTGAAGCAAACCTACGACAAGTTTGACACAAACTTACGCAGTGACGACGCGCTGCTCAAGAACTATGGGCTCCTGTCCTGCTTCAAGAAGGACCTGCACAAGGCTGAGACGTACTTGCGGGTCATGAAGTGTCGCCGCTTCGTGGAAAGCAGCTGTGCCTTCTAG
- the LOC123604686 gene encoding somatotropin isoform X2, translating to MFSVPGGGRGRADGKQRPLAVWATASPSGSLSVGPRNSVLLAFALLCLPWPQEVGAFPAMPLSSLFANAVLRAQHLHQLAADTYKEFERAYIPEGQRYSIQNAQAAFCFSETIPAPTGKDEAQQRSDVELLRFSLLLIQSWLGPVQFLSRVFTNSLVFGTSDRVYEKLKDLEEGIQALMRELEDGSPRAGQILKQTYDKFDTNLRSDDALLKNYGLLSCFKKDLHKAETYLRVMKCRRFVESSCAF from the exons ATGTTCTCCGTccccggtggggggaggggaagggctgaCGGGAAACAGAGGCCTCTTGCTGTCTGGGCCACGGCCTCGCCCTCCGGGTCCCTCTCTGTAGGCCCTCGGAACTCTGTGCTCCTGGCGTTTGCCCTGCTCTGCCTGCCCTGGCCCCAGGAGGTGGGCGCCTTCCCAGCCATGCCCTTGTCCAGTCTGTTTGCCAACGCCGTGCTCCGGGCCCAGCACCTGCACCAGCTGGCCGCCGACACCTACAAAGAGTTT GAGCGGGCGTACATCCCGGAGGGACAGAGGTATTCCATCCAGAACGCGCAGGCTGCCTTCTGCTTCTCGGAGACCATCCCGGCCCCCACGGGCAAGGATGAGGCCCAGCAGAGATCC GACGTAGAGCTGCTCCGCTTCTCCCTGCTGCTCATCCAGTCATGGCTCGGGCCCGTGCAATTCCTCAGCAGGGTCTTCACCAACAGCCTGGTGTTCGGCACCTCGGACCGGGTCTACGAGAAGCTCAAGGACCTGGAGGAAGGCATCCAAGCCCTGATGCGG GAGCTGGAAGATGGCAGCCCCCGGGCCGGGCAGATCCTGAAGCAAACCTACGACAAGTTTGACACAAACTTACGCAGTGACGACGCGCTGCTCAAGAACTATGGGCTCCTGTCCTGCTTCAAGAAGGACCTGCACAAGGCTGAGACGTACTTGCGGGTCATGAAGTGTCGCCGCTTCGTGGAAAGCAGCTGTGCCTTCTAG